The following are from one region of the Natronomonas marina genome:
- a CDS encoding acyl-CoA dehydrogenase, translating into MHLSLSPEQKQIKDMVSEFVDEEVVPRASEIDHEDEFPRDLVDELADLGLMGMPFPEEYGGAGLDYHSYPMALEEIARGSGGLGTIVAAHISLAGNMVYAFGDEAQKEEYLTPLAEGEDIGAFALSEPGAGSDVPAMETTAEKDGDGYLVNGNKLWISNGSVADTVTLFAKTDPDAGNKGISSFVVRPEEDDGFIVEGTEDKVGDKGCPTAELRFDDMWIPEDRLLGEEGRGFVHALKTLNGGRITIAARSVGIAQAALDAALEYSQDREQFDQPISNFQSIQHKLADMDTKTRAARLLMHDAADKKIRGENFIKEAAQAKLYASEVSREVANEGIQIHGGYGYTKDFPVERYYRDAKLNEIYEGTSEVLRNTIAEQLFH; encoded by the coding sequence ATGCATCTCAGTCTCTCGCCGGAGCAGAAGCAAATCAAGGACATGGTCTCCGAGTTCGTGGACGAGGAGGTCGTCCCGCGGGCCTCGGAAATCGACCACGAGGACGAGTTCCCGAGGGACCTCGTCGACGAACTCGCCGACCTCGGGCTGATGGGGATGCCGTTCCCCGAGGAGTACGGCGGCGCCGGCCTCGACTACCACAGCTACCCGATGGCGCTCGAGGAGATCGCCCGGGGCTCGGGCGGCCTCGGCACCATCGTCGCCGCGCACATCTCGCTGGCCGGCAACATGGTGTACGCCTTCGGCGACGAAGCCCAGAAGGAGGAGTACCTCACCCCGCTCGCGGAGGGGGAGGACATCGGCGCGTTCGCTCTCTCCGAGCCGGGCGCCGGCTCCGACGTCCCCGCGATGGAGACGACCGCCGAGAAGGACGGCGACGGCTACCTCGTCAACGGCAACAAGCTCTGGATCTCGAACGGCTCGGTCGCGGACACCGTCACGCTGTTCGCGAAGACGGACCCCGACGCCGGCAACAAGGGCATCTCCTCGTTCGTCGTCCGCCCGGAGGAGGACGACGGCTTCATCGTTGAGGGGACGGAGGACAAGGTCGGCGACAAGGGCTGTCCGACCGCCGAACTCCGGTTCGACGACATGTGGATTCCCGAGGACCGGCTGCTCGGCGAGGAAGGCCGCGGGTTCGTCCACGCGCTCAAGACACTCAACGGCGGGCGCATCACCATCGCTGCCCGCTCGGTCGGCATCGCACAGGCCGCGCTCGACGCCGCCCTCGAGTACAGCCAGGACCGGGAGCAGTTCGACCAGCCCATCTCGAACTTCCAGTCCATCCAGCACAAACTCGCCGACATGGACACGAAGACCCGCGCCGCGCGCCTGCTGATGCACGACGCCGCCGACAAGAAGATTCGCGGGGAGAACTTCATCAAGGAGGCCGCACAGGCCAAACTCTACGCGAGCGAGGTGAGCCGCGAGGTCGCCAATGAGGGCATCCAGATCCACGGCGGCTACGGCTACACGAAGGACTTCCCCGTGGAGCGCTACTACCGCGACGCGAAGCTCAACGAGATTTACGAGGGCACCAGCGAGGTCCTCCGGAACACCATCGCAGAGCAACTTTTCCATTAA
- a CDS encoding AbrB/MazE/SpoVT family DNA-binding domain-containing protein, whose amino-acid sequence MSTTNEGRIVNLSQKGQATIPKELREKHGIEPGSRVRIRENEQGEIVVEPLPSLQDFRGAATTAERGTAILREERKADEERSQRLERDN is encoded by the coding sequence ATGAGTACAACCAACGAAGGCCGAATCGTGAACCTGAGTCAGAAAGGCCAGGCGACGATTCCCAAAGAACTTCGAGAGAAGCACGGAATCGAACCGGGCAGCAGGGTCCGCATCCGCGAAAACGAGCAGGGAGAGATCGTCGTTGAACCACTCCCCAGCCTCCAAGACTTCCGTGGAGCCGCAACCACGGCAGAGCGCGGGACGGCCATCCTTCGTGAGGAGCGGAAGGCCGACGAGGAGCGAAGTCAACGCCTCGAGAGAGACAACTAA
- a CDS encoding transposase yields MRYLCEAYQLGIAIRNELEGTDLVTAFENLDQSIDAIEDGYPAWHPAPLSLRAMVLSFIFMEITGDSYAAFTRRLKQQPEVVNLLGFSRVPDDSAFSRAWRNRFDDAVQEYVQTAAHFVVKEVHDFDIPAPEVRPKAEIVDEPSVEEDSVEEESFSQDEILQTTRLARDHAFGYFESGRAANASYEDTRFFELQTFMGMVGCGTAQGAARFQYRRGADYGPHGDTHLRAVKQFAPEELVTGFNETTDCLLSVIASEASFRRPVTAAIDITTIPYYGGVEEMPMVSGTKDDGSRAFKFATLSIVGWNIPLVLAVEPVRESSAWDENPPNQIHRVVRRLVKRAKEHVPIETVLCDREFDSMRVFQTLSNLDVNYLIPKRITSAEREVIEQMDEDDQEVAVESASVHVEAGSHPIQFLYVPSTSGKGTTVFATNLRVGPDEAETFCRRYSRRWQIENEYKSIKGDFLAKTSSKDYRVRLFYFVFAVLLYNIWRLTDFLLKAGVDGEMNYAPVLTAGECVEIVVSVLIPPD; encoded by the coding sequence ATGCGCTACCTGTGTGAAGCGTACCAACTTGGGATTGCCATCCGCAATGAACTCGAAGGCACCGACCTCGTTACGGCGTTCGAGAACCTCGATCAGTCGATTGATGCTATCGAAGACGGGTATCCAGCGTGGCATCCTGCCCCACTCTCCTTACGCGCGATGGTGCTCTCGTTCATCTTCATGGAGATCACGGGCGACTCGTACGCAGCCTTCACCCGACGACTGAAGCAGCAACCGGAAGTAGTCAATCTTCTTGGGTTCAGCCGTGTGCCTGATGATTCGGCCTTCTCGCGGGCGTGGCGCAATCGATTCGACGATGCTGTCCAGGAATACGTGCAGACTGCGGCTCACTTCGTCGTCAAAGAGGTCCACGATTTCGACATCCCTGCACCCGAAGTGCGCCCCAAGGCAGAAATCGTCGACGAGCCTTCAGTAGAGGAGGACTCAGTAGAAGAAGAGTCGTTCTCCCAGGACGAGATTCTTCAGACGACGCGACTCGCCCGTGATCACGCTTTTGGCTACTTCGAGTCTGGCCGGGCCGCGAACGCATCTTACGAGGACACGCGGTTTTTCGAGTTACAGACCTTCATGGGGATGGTTGGATGTGGAACCGCCCAAGGCGCTGCCCGCTTCCAGTATCGACGAGGCGCAGACTACGGCCCGCATGGCGATACCCACCTCCGTGCAGTCAAACAGTTCGCTCCCGAGGAACTCGTGACCGGATTCAATGAGACGACTGATTGCTTGCTCTCGGTCATCGCCTCGGAAGCCTCGTTCCGCCGGCCAGTGACCGCTGCGATCGACATCACCACCATTCCGTACTACGGCGGTGTCGAGGAGATGCCGATGGTGAGCGGGACGAAAGATGATGGGAGTCGCGCGTTCAAGTTCGCCACACTCTCGATTGTCGGATGGAATATCCCACTCGTCCTGGCTGTCGAGCCGGTGCGAGAGAGTTCAGCGTGGGACGAGAACCCGCCGAACCAAATTCACCGGGTCGTCCGTCGGCTTGTCAAGCGGGCGAAAGAGCACGTTCCCATCGAGACGGTCCTGTGTGACCGGGAGTTCGATTCCATGCGCGTCTTCCAGACTCTCTCGAACCTTGATGTCAACTATCTCATTCCCAAGCGGATCACCAGCGCCGAACGCGAGGTGATAGAGCAGATGGACGAGGACGATCAGGAAGTCGCTGTTGAATCGGCGTCCGTCCATGTGGAGGCAGGGTCACACCCGATCCAGTTCCTGTACGTCCCGTCGACGAGTGGTAAGGGAACTACTGTCTTCGCAACGAACCTACGAGTAGGACCGGATGAAGCCGAAACGTTCTGTCGCCGGTACAGTCGTCGCTGGCAAATCGAGAACGAGTACAAGAGCATCAAGGGTGATTTCCTTGCGAAGACGTCCTCGAAGGACTATCGTGTACGGCTGTTCTATTTCGTGTTCGCGGTGTTGCTGTATAACATCTGGCGGCTGACGGACTTTCTCCTGAAAGCGGGCGTCGACGGAGAAATGAATTACGCGCCCGTACTGACGGCAGGTGAGTGTGTTGAGATCGTCGTTTCGGTGTTGATCCCACCCGACTAA
- a CDS encoding DUF1931 domain-containing protein, with protein MVKAAVKEQLAGHNVSADFYEALDEEVAELIEQAARRAEEDNRKTVQPRDL; from the coding sequence GTGGTTAAAGCCGCCGTGAAGGAGCAACTGGCTGGTCACAACGTGTCCGCTGACTTCTACGAGGCCCTCGATGAGGAAGTAGCCGAACTGATAGAGCAAGCTGCGCGACGTGCAGAAGAAGATAACAGGAAGACAGTCCAACCGAGGGACCTTTAG
- a CDS encoding IclR family transcriptional regulator has protein sequence MTSSKSIKSVRTAFDIIQLLSEFSNLTATKLADELEMNRSTVHDYLRTLTEEGYVINLNGEYCLSHKFLNLGGNRRKRNELFRTARPVLRDLATSKGAPVVLTIEERGYGVVLYTVSGENMQNALIHEGTHFLLHSAAPGKAILAHSPEEKVEDIIESRGLAAVTDQTITDENELQSELRNIRNQEYAIDREEIGIGLQGIGTAITDSESGEVAGAISMYVPAKKSHQKDIIDSLLEAANVIEVELYYR, from the coding sequence ATGACCTCCTCAAAATCGATAAAGTCGGTCCGAACCGCATTCGATATAATCCAACTACTCTCGGAGTTCAGCAATCTAACAGCTACGAAGCTTGCTGATGAGCTAGAGATGAACCGAAGCACTGTCCACGATTATTTACGGACCCTCACAGAGGAAGGTTATGTCATCAATTTGAATGGTGAATATTGTCTGAGTCACAAATTTTTGAACCTGGGAGGAAACCGACGGAAACGAAATGAGTTGTTTCGAACGGCTAGACCGGTACTTAGAGATCTCGCTACCTCAAAAGGTGCACCAGTAGTACTGACTATCGAAGAACGCGGATACGGTGTTGTCCTTTATACAGTAAGCGGAGAGAATATGCAGAACGCACTAATCCACGAAGGAACACATTTTCTTCTTCATTCAGCTGCACCTGGAAAAGCAATTCTCGCCCATTCCCCAGAAGAAAAAGTAGAGGACATAATTGAATCTCGGGGGCTTGCAGCGGTTACTGACCAGACTATTACTGATGAAAATGAGTTACAAAGCGAACTGAGAAACATAAGAAACCAAGAATACGCAATTGATCGCGAGGAGATTGGTATCGGATTACAAGGAATAGGAACAGCAATCACTGACTCAGAGAGTGGAGAAGTCGCGGGCGCAATATCAATGTATGTCCCTGCTAAGAAGTCACACCAGAAGGACATTATTGACTCTTTGTTAGAGGCCGCAAATGTTATTGAAGTCGAACTCTATTATCGTTAG
- a CDS encoding universal stress protein has product MYEDILFPYDGSDGASAILEHAADIADWVDATVHVLFVADTTRDSVTVVEGRTVDALAQQGETTVEEAADALTARGVDYDTDVIQGNPAPTIAEYAERYDYDLVVMPTHGREGLSRYIIGSVTEKVIRLSSVPVLTARMQPDERLAFPYENILIPTDGSTGAVHAAEHGLSLAAAVDATVHALSVVDDASLGLDVRSAASESDGEQAATDAVDDLGSEADSYGVRNTVTHIEHGDPAEEILECIDSNDIDAVVMGTTGRRGTDRILLGSVAEKTARSAPVPVITVARES; this is encoded by the coding sequence ATGTACGAGGACATTCTCTTCCCGTACGATGGGAGCGACGGTGCATCAGCCATCCTTGAGCACGCCGCTGACATCGCAGACTGGGTAGACGCCACGGTTCACGTCCTCTTTGTCGCAGACACGACGCGCGACTCCGTGACTGTCGTTGAGGGACGAACCGTCGACGCACTCGCACAGCAAGGCGAAACCACGGTCGAGGAAGCGGCGGATGCACTAACAGCCCGAGGTGTCGACTACGACACGGACGTCATCCAGGGGAACCCAGCACCGACGATTGCCGAGTATGCAGAGCGATACGACTATGACCTGGTCGTGATGCCAACGCACGGTCGCGAGGGTCTCTCTCGCTACATCATCGGCAGTGTCACCGAGAAAGTCATCCGTCTGTCTTCGGTCCCGGTCCTGACGGCACGGATGCAACCCGACGAACGACTGGCGTTTCCGTATGAGAATATCCTCATTCCAACGGACGGAAGCACTGGGGCGGTACATGCCGCTGAACACGGTCTGTCGCTCGCGGCGGCGGTTGATGCGACCGTTCACGCACTGTCGGTCGTGGACGACGCCTCACTCGGCTTGGACGTCCGCTCAGCAGCCTCTGAATCGGACGGTGAACAGGCCGCGACCGACGCTGTCGATGACCTGGGATCGGAAGCAGACTCGTATGGTGTCCGGAACACCGTCACGCACATCGAACACGGTGATCCTGCGGAGGAAATCCTCGAATGCATCGACTCGAATGACATTGACGCCGTCGTGATGGGGACCACGGGGCGACGTGGGACGGATCGAATCCTCCTCGGCAGCGTCGCGGAGAAGACAGCGCGGTCTGCACCGGTACCTGTCATTACGGTCGCTAGGGAGTCGTAA
- a CDS encoding ParA family protein, translating to MTQIIAISNQAGGVGKTTTTINLGGALANQGHDVLLIDADPQGTLTEGTGFRDLYDQKIPSLHQVMVEPTRTEEINEIIEHHDEFDVIPSNKAMDGLKDMLVTQVANSEMRLKIAVDELDHDYDFILIDCPPDLSQILDNALLTAEQVLIPVEPTRRSIRAIEKMNEEIAYLSNSFPGQIDTIDILGIVINAVESVQNNDTKQMIEFFNDAPYDVFQVPERVAIRRAWNNGVSIFLHEDDAKTEDAREAYTEIAKMLERHTTEVEA from the coding sequence ATGACGCAGATAATCGCCATCTCAAATCAAGCAGGTGGGGTCGGAAAGACCACTACCACCATCAACCTCGGTGGTGCGCTCGCGAACCAAGGCCACGATGTCCTCCTCATCGATGCCGACCCGCAGGGAACCCTCACCGAAGGCACGGGCTTCCGTGACCTCTACGATCAGAAGATCCCGTCTCTCCACCAAGTGATGGTCGAACCAACACGCACCGAGGAGATCAATGAAATTATCGAGCATCACGACGAATTCGACGTCATTCCGTCCAATAAAGCAATGGACGGGCTCAAAGATATGCTCGTCACTCAGGTCGCAAACAGCGAAATGCGACTCAAAATTGCCGTCGACGAGCTTGACCACGACTATGACTTCATCCTCATTGACTGCCCGCCTGATCTCAGTCAAATCCTTGATAATGCCCTCCTCACTGCCGAACAAGTCCTCATCCCCGTTGAACCAACCCGACGTTCCATCCGTGCGATCGAGAAGATGAACGAAGAGATCGCCTATCTCTCAAACAGTTTCCCGGGCCAGATCGATACCATCGACATCCTTGGGATTGTCATCAACGCTGTCGAGAGCGTCCAGAACAACGATACCAAGCAGATGATCGAGTTCTTCAATGACGCTCCATACGACGTCTTCCAGGTCCCTGAGCGCGTCGCTATCCGGCGTGCTTGGAACAACGGCGTCTCTATCTTCCTTCACGAGGACGACGCGAAGACCGAGGACGCACGCGAAGCCTACACCGAGATCGCGAAAATGCTCGAACGTCACACTACGGAGGTGGAAGCATGA
- a CDS encoding PIN domain-containing protein, which translates to MDHVVFDAEPLIAYYWDEPGSDAVEAIIDRVEDGQLKGSVNTVTCTEVRYVCGRDDPQTAQAYVTRIRNWCDVVTAEDVWESAADYKRDYNVALGDAFTLATAAMKEATAYTGADDDFDDVDVTVKRFREDGV; encoded by the coding sequence ATGGATCACGTCGTATTCGACGCAGAACCGCTGATTGCCTATTACTGGGACGAGCCTGGGAGTGATGCCGTCGAAGCGATTATCGACCGCGTAGAAGACGGCCAGCTGAAGGGGTCAGTGAATACGGTGACGTGCACCGAAGTGCGATACGTATGCGGACGAGACGACCCGCAGACGGCGCAGGCATACGTAACTCGGATTCGAAACTGGTGTGATGTCGTTACCGCCGAAGACGTCTGGGAATCGGCCGCCGATTACAAACGCGACTACAACGTCGCACTCGGAGACGCCTTTACGCTAGCCACAGCAGCGATGAAAGAGGCGACAGCCTACACGGGTGCTGACGACGATTTCGACGACGTCGACGTGACTGTGAAGCGATTTCGCGAAGATGGTGTATGA
- a CDS encoding CNNM domain-containing protein — protein sequence MTPLELTLRLVAGVLLILTNGFFVAIEFALTRARQFSEAEFVDGNPTLERAWEMTNNLEIYLTTCQVGITASSIAVGIVAEPALAALFEPYFANTALASIGAGAIIAFAIINLLHLTHGEQTPTYLGVERSRMVCRYGATPLYWFNWLISPLITFGDWIAKATLKLFGVEMTGAWLETEEEVLESRAQLRNRLHSLLEEGELPEERRDEVLGALDIDELSISEIMVPADDIISLSTTRSVDENFDCIRNTPHTRFPLVGEELTDFHGIVYAPSIIDHYEDLVDSDISFKEIAAPPMTLAAETNVSDAFDQFQAEDQELALVLEDGDVVGLLTATDALETVMGELEDPLDQQVST from the coding sequence ATGACCCCGCTTGAGCTGACGCTCCGCCTAGTTGCTGGCGTTCTCCTCATACTGACCAACGGCTTTTTCGTAGCGATCGAGTTCGCGTTGACACGAGCGCGTCAATTTAGTGAAGCGGAATTCGTCGACGGAAATCCGACTCTCGAACGGGCCTGGGAGATGACGAATAATCTGGAGATCTATCTGACCACGTGCCAGGTTGGTATTACGGCCTCCAGTATCGCAGTCGGGATCGTAGCCGAGCCGGCTCTCGCCGCGCTCTTCGAACCGTACTTTGCCAATACCGCACTGGCGTCCATCGGTGCAGGTGCGATCATCGCCTTTGCGATCATCAATCTCCTGCATCTCACCCACGGCGAGCAGACACCGACGTATCTCGGCGTTGAACGCTCCCGGATGGTGTGTCGGTACGGGGCCACACCTCTGTACTGGTTCAATTGGCTTATCTCTCCGCTCATTACATTCGGCGACTGGATCGCCAAGGCCACGCTCAAGCTGTTCGGCGTCGAGATGACCGGTGCGTGGCTCGAAACCGAAGAAGAGGTCCTCGAATCACGAGCCCAGCTCCGCAATCGCCTGCACTCGCTTCTCGAAGAGGGCGAACTTCCGGAGGAGCGCCGCGACGAAGTCCTTGGCGCACTCGACATCGACGAACTCTCGATCAGCGAGATTATGGTTCCAGCAGACGACATTATCTCCCTCTCAACCACCCGCTCAGTCGACGAGAACTTTGATTGCATCCGAAACACGCCACACACCCGATTTCCACTAGTTGGTGAGGAGCTGACCGACTTCCACGGAATCGTGTACGCACCGTCGATCATCGACCACTATGAGGATCTCGTAGACAGCGACATCTCCTTCAAAGAGATCGCGGCCCCTCCAATGACACTCGCGGCGGAAACGAACGTCAGCGATGCATTCGATCAGTTCCAGGCCGAGGACCAGGAACTCGCGCTCGTCCTCGAAGATGGTGACGTCGTGGGACTCCTCACCGCAACCGACGCTCTGGAAACGGTAATGGGCGAACTCGAAGACCCGCTCGACCAGCAGGTGTCGACCTGA
- a CDS encoding YqaA family protein yields the protein MSNQMYPSLTVVNRFSANPRPLYISLSEVTTVLLEYGHAAIDSATGWPGLGIIFVYSFLIAFALPGPSEVVLAAPLDLGLPLWTRLGVIMGVSATGKAVGSLVAFHLGQEVKHAGPVVRWLRRSRFDILEWSERRTMTLARQYGYGGLALALCVPFFPDTLSIYAFSILEEDYVKFAIATFIGSLGRLVVTIGFFGGVITII from the coding sequence GTGAGTAACCAGATGTATCCGTCACTCACCGTTGTGAACCGATTTTCCGCGAATCCGCGCCCACTCTACATCTCATTGAGTGAGGTTACAACCGTACTGCTGGAGTACGGCCACGCCGCCATTGATAGCGCGACGGGCTGGCCGGGATTGGGGATTATTTTCGTCTATTCGTTTTTGATTGCATTCGCGCTTCCCGGCCCAAGCGAGGTTGTGCTTGCGGCACCACTCGATCTCGGGCTACCCCTCTGGACTCGGTTGGGTGTCATCATGGGCGTAAGCGCGACGGGAAAGGCCGTTGGTAGTCTCGTTGCGTTTCACCTCGGTCAGGAGGTGAAACACGCGGGGCCCGTCGTTCGGTGGTTACGTCGCTCTCGGTTCGACATTCTCGAGTGGTCGGAACGGCGGACGATGACGCTCGCTCGGCAGTACGGATACGGTGGCTTAGCGCTCGCGCTGTGTGTACCCTTCTTCCCGGATACGCTGTCGATCTACGCGTTTTCGATCCTCGAAGAAGATTATGTGAAGTTCGCAATCGCGACGTTCATCGGTAGTCTTGGCCGACTTGTCGTCACGATAGGCTTCTTTGGCGGAGTTATCACCATCATCTAA
- a CDS encoding hemolysin family protein, protein MSITLIGSVVLFVLLVLSAFFSSSEIALFSLAKHRIDALVEKGSPGATTVADLKSNPHRLLVTILVGNNLVNIAMSSISTAIVGFYFDPGPAVLISTFGITAIVLLFGESAPKSYAVENTESWALRIARPLKLAEYILFPLVIVFDYLTRLVNRVTGGRAAIEDSYVTRDEIQEMIRTGEREGVIDEDEREMFQRIFRFRNTIAKEVMTPRLDITGIEKTETLHDAITKCLESGHRRLPVYAETLDNIVGTADIHELTRAQQRGTPGETLVGDLELLDPPQHMPESKSVDELLEEMQTSRTQMAVVIDEFGTTEGLVTVEDLTEEIVGEILEGREQAPITELDDTTALVRGDVDIGEVNETLELELPDGEEFETIAGLLFNRAGRLVEQGETFDCDEVRLRVESVDQTRITQVRIQTGEVDTQSRGGTESREKLSVERSTGE, encoded by the coding sequence ATGTCGATCACGCTCATTGGAAGTGTGGTTCTCTTCGTGCTCCTCGTCCTCTCTGCGTTCTTTTCGTCCTCGGAAATTGCGTTGTTCTCGCTTGCCAAGCACCGCATTGATGCACTGGTCGAAAAAGGCAGCCCTGGTGCCACCACGGTTGCCGATCTGAAGTCGAACCCCCACCGACTACTTGTGACGATTCTCGTGGGCAACAATCTGGTCAACATCGCGATGTCCTCGATATCGACCGCCATCGTCGGCTTCTACTTCGACCCGGGTCCTGCGGTGCTCATCTCAACGTTCGGGATTACGGCAATCGTTCTGCTATTCGGCGAAAGCGCCCCGAAATCCTACGCTGTCGAGAACACCGAATCGTGGGCGCTCCGGATCGCACGCCCGCTCAAACTCGCCGAGTACATCTTGTTCCCACTCGTCATCGTGTTCGATTACCTCACACGGCTCGTCAATCGCGTGACGGGCGGACGAGCAGCAATCGAGGACTCGTACGTGACTCGCGATGAGATCCAGGAGATGATTCGGACGGGCGAGCGCGAGGGCGTCATCGACGAAGATGAACGAGAGATGTTTCAGCGTATCTTCCGCTTCCGAAACACGATCGCCAAGGAGGTCATGACTCCACGGTTGGACATCACTGGAATCGAGAAGACGGAGACGCTCCACGATGCGATTACCAAGTGTCTCGAAAGCGGGCACAGGCGACTCCCTGTCTACGCAGAAACGCTCGACAACATCGTCGGAACTGCAGACATACACGAACTGACCCGGGCACAGCAGCGTGGCACTCCCGGAGAGACGCTCGTTGGCGACCTCGAACTACTGGACCCGCCCCAGCATATGCCTGAGAGTAAGTCCGTCGACGAACTGCTCGAAGAGATGCAGACGTCGCGAACGCAGATGGCGGTGGTCATCGACGAGTTCGGGACGACGGAGGGACTCGTGACGGTCGAAGACCTCACGGAGGAGATTGTCGGTGAAATCCTCGAAGGCCGGGAACAAGCCCCGATTACGGAACTCGACGACACGACGGCGCTCGTGCGTGGAGACGTCGACATTGGCGAGGTCAACGAGACGCTCGAACTAGAACTGCCGGATGGGGAAGAGTTCGAGACGATCGCGGGACTCCTGTTTAATCGGGCGGGCAGGTTAGTCGAGCAGGGAGAAACGTTCGACTGTGATGAGGTTCGACTACGGGTCGAATCAGTTGACCAGACCCGCATAACGCAAGTTCGGATTCAAACGGGAGAGGTGGACACCCAATCGCGTGGCGGAACCGAATCCCGAGAAAAACTGTCCGTCGAGCGTTCGACCGGTGAGTAA
- a CDS encoding amphi-Trp domain-containing protein: MPEEVLFKSESAQSRDEIASYLRSVAEKLEQGGPITLKSGAESVTMDPPARPTFEVKAEREGPTDGPGELSIEFELEWDENSKGGEGNSGSLEIE; encoded by the coding sequence ATGCCCGAAGAAGTGCTGTTCAAATCCGAAAGCGCCCAGAGCCGGGACGAAATCGCGTCGTACCTCCGGAGCGTCGCCGAAAAGCTCGAACAGGGAGGTCCGATCACCCTGAAATCGGGGGCAGAGTCCGTCACGATGGATCCTCCAGCACGGCCGACATTCGAAGTGAAAGCCGAACGCGAAGGACCGACTGATGGCCCTGGAGAATTGAGCATCGAGTTCGAACTTGAATGGGACGAGAACAGTAAGGGCGGCGAGGGCAACTCTGGGAGTCTCGAGATCGAGTAG
- a CDS encoding tyrosine-type recombinase/integrase translates to MTEATDTPRYSTMDLEDAEAFYHDEITPQMRAEALAPEHEAPTYSWLESHFPGFIKHLSRRFDLSPGDFYEKIDVPVESKPEEGPFDFVDDDETCAALEDYLVELRDRQGRAESTVATRRSALRLYVRTYKDVNGTDDLLEPLHDDAARADEMDRVADTFDVLRRREDTLTTHASRRKYVQEVRQFYTHQVTFKGARHNPTDQLERRFGWDSTPEWDNQALEADQIRTLYQTATDPVDRLIVIGVCGWGLRPSEVASLRVDQLVLDPPEDDTEAGPYIEFGSERKNGPGTVALLTGVEDATARIDTVVEEAGDDWMGSVFPSSSAESGHLSTSTVRRRFKNLAERAGVTVDGEVPTPKMGRRYWYTAYGEAVRRVAERFADVAEEQGSKSAEVVLDNYLSEAEKRRHRREEMREDLEGLFAGAVLVDDE, encoded by the coding sequence ATGACCGAGGCGACCGACACCCCACGCTACAGCACGATGGATCTCGAGGACGCCGAGGCCTTCTACCACGACGAGATCACGCCGCAGATGCGCGCTGAGGCACTTGCTCCTGAGCACGAAGCCCCTACCTATTCGTGGCTCGAATCGCACTTTCCGGGGTTCATCAAACATCTCTCGCGGCGATTCGACCTCTCACCGGGTGACTTCTACGAGAAGATCGACGTTCCGGTTGAGTCCAAGCCGGAGGAGGGGCCGTTTGATTTCGTCGACGACGACGAGACGTGTGCAGCCCTCGAGGACTATCTCGTCGAGCTGCGCGATCGGCAGGGACGGGCGGAGTCGACGGTCGCCACACGCCGCTCTGCGCTCCGCCTGTACGTCCGGACGTACAAGGACGTCAATGGCACCGATGATCTGCTCGAACCACTTCACGACGACGCTGCGCGGGCCGACGAGATGGATCGTGTCGCGGATACGTTCGACGTCCTGCGTCGCCGCGAGGATACGCTGACAACGCACGCGTCGCGACGGAAGTATGTTCAAGAAGTTCGGCAGTTCTACACCCATCAGGTGACGTTCAAAGGCGCACGTCACAACCCGACCGACCAGCTGGAACGTCGCTTTGGGTGGGATTCGACGCCTGAGTGGGACAATCAGGCTCTTGAGGCTGATCAGATACGAACACTCTATCAGACAGCCACCGATCCGGTCGACCGCCTCATCGTGATTGGGGTCTGCGGGTGGGGGCTTCGACCGAGCGAGGTTGCGTCGCTACGCGTTGACCAGCTGGTTCTCGATCCACCAGAAGACGACACTGAGGCCGGACCGTACATCGAATTCGGGAGTGAGCGGAAAAACGGACCCGGGACGGTCGCACTCCTCACGGGTGTTGAAGATGCAACCGCACGGATCGACACCGTCGTTGAGGAGGCGGGCGACGACTGGATGGGCTCTGTGTTCCCGTCTTCATCTGCGGAGAGCGGGCACCTATCGACGTCGACGGTTCGACGTCGATTCAAGAACCTCGCAGAACGCGCTGGAGTGACTGTCGATGGGGAGGTTCCGACGCCGAAGATGGGGCGACGATACTGGTACACGGCGTACGGAGAGGCGGTACGCCGGGTGGCCGAGCGGTTTGCGGATGTCGCTGAGGAGCAGGGGTCGAAGTCGGCGGAAGTCGTCTTGGATAACTACCTCTCAGAAGCGGAGAAGCGCCGGCATCGCCGTGAGGAGATGCGAGAGGATCTTGAGGGCCTCTTCGCAGGGGCGGTGTTGGTCGATGACGAATAG